aaaaaacccacaaaaaaacccctctaaaCCAGAAACATCcaacttcttttccttctttttcccaacCATCCACCCAAATTTCCTTCTGCATTGCTATCCTGCCCCCATTGTCCTCATTCCAGCTTCAGTGGCACATTTGCACTTGGGACAGTCTCTCCTCTTTGCTCAGAATTGAAACCATCCCTGCACGCTAAAGGTTGACAACAGCCTTCATGTGATAATCTGCAGGTTAACTGAGCTCTGTGCTTATACCTTCAGACTGAAGATCCAACAGCCAgctttggggtttgtttctgtcttgtttcttaagaaaaatattccctttttgAGACCTCACAGTCTGTTGCAGCCTGAGAAGCAATGCAACAGTTAACCAGGAAGCAGACCAGAGCTAAGGAACATGTAGGGTGTTGTGGAAATTTCCCACAATCGATGACAAATATCAGAATCACAGACCATCTCTCAGGGTGACCTCATCCTCCCACTGTTCTGTAACAGCTCAGAGAATTATGTTACTTTAAGCATCATGTTATGTCTTTTCCAGACTCCAGACTTAGCTCTGATCCCCCTCAGAAGCGCTACATGGGTGTGAGAGTAAAGATGCCAGTACGGGAATTACTGAGAAAAATTCGGCTTTCCAAAGGCCTGGACCCAGCTCATAGCAAGGTGAGGACTTGAGTTTAGAAAGGTtgctcccagagctgcagcatcctgGTGCACGCACATCACACTTCTGCTCTGCCACTGTTCTGGTGAGGTTACACCtagagctgctgccacctccatcTACTAAATTAATGCTTTTGATGAAGGTGGAAAATACACCAGATTTTAAACAGACTGAGGGCCTGCGCTAGGAACACTTTTAAGACGCTGACAGCAAGAGCCCGTTCATGCCCTGGATACTATACATCACACAAGCACGTCAAAGATGGCCCACGAACAGTAACAACTTTGCTCTAGCAACCCTGATTTCGGAACAACCTGCACAAACAGCCCAAGAAGCTGGTAGACTCCCAGATACCCAGTCTGTTGTAAAAAATCTTTATAAGTCTGCCACAAATTACCCACTCATGGAAATTTATTCACAGTCTCTGCTGTGCAAAGTACATAGTGCAGGTCACAATTTGCTTTCCTCATCTTATGTGCAAGCACCTCAAATTGAGTTGGGTGTTTTTGTCTCCTCAGGAAGCCTCATTAATGAAGATGGTAACCAAAGGATCCTCAGGAAAAACAGGTTAGGAAACTCTTGGTAAAAGAGCCTCCTTTTCCAGTAGGATCATTGCTGTTAGGTACCCAAAGAGCTGGACCACTTCTCTGCCACGGTCAAGCAACACATGGTGCTTCCTAGCTCCCCTTAAATCACAGGAGCAGGCCAACTCCGCACAACCACCACGTGTGTGTTAGCTCTCTGTTATCTGGGGCAAAATTTCTCACgagaatattttctgtatgtgtCTCCCCTCCCAACTCAAAATAGctgatttcttcctttctttccaacagaaaagagaagagtTCACCCTTATACAGAGAAACAGCTTAGACAGGTATGCATAACACCTTCAACTCTGCGCTGCCAGCCTCCCCAGGCATATTTCATGTTCTATCACCGAGTGAGAACAGGACACTTCATGTCTGATTTCCCTCCCCCATCTTCCGCCCTCCccatttttgttgctgtttcagaGCAAGCAGAGCGTTGGGCAAACGCTAAAAGGCTTAGAAGACCTTGATATCCTGGTGGAGGTACTGCAGGAAGATTTGAACAAAAGCCAGTTGAAGGAGGAGTCTCTGCATTCTGTGCCAGATGGCTTTTGGCAGGGCTTCTCCACAGATCCACAAGCCTCCTGGTGGGAAACGGGAGGAAGCAAGCAGGCACCTGATGGCCTGCAAGAAAGACGCCACAGCTTAACCAAGTTGCATTCATACTGCTGTTTTAGAGATTTCAACTCCGTGttgcagggagagagagagacttcTTTTCATGATGATCAGAAAAACACACAAGAGTCCATCTTACCAGGAATACTCTCAAGGACAAGCGAGAAAGAGAGTAGCTGGTGGATACAGGATGCGTGGACAAGTACCCAGAAGGATGTCCAAAGGCATTCTTCACAGAACACATCTCCACACTTCAGCCCATCGGGAGGCTGTTCAGAGATGCTTCTGGAAGCTAATCTGGGCTCTCCAAACACTGACAGACATTTGAAGTCGACCCCAATTTCTTTCACGCAGCAGGATCTTTCTGCCATCTCTTTCTTCCAGTTCCAGCTACACAGGGAAGAAAGTTTACTGAGAAATATCCCAGCGGACAAACTACTTGCACCTGATGAAAATGGCAACAGGTCTCCACTTTTTCTATTGAAATATACTGATTTCTGTTTCCTGGGGCATCACTTGTCCTGAGCCTGAGCTCTAATTCCAGCTGCTAGTTTTGGGCACACCTGTAGCAAAGGCTTCCTTGCTCAATGGAAAACTCAAACATGCCTCAGCACACACAGTTTTAGGCAGATAGTGAAAATAGAAAGATTCCGTATTTGCAGTAGTATTGCCAAACTACAGCTGACATCAGGGTAAATTTGCAGTATTAAGAATATTAAAGATGACTTGTATACGTAGGTATTTACAAGAAAATTTTAATCAAGCAAAACAAGTAATTgctactgggaaaaaaaaaaagatatgcaaAAGAGATCTTTTCCATGCTGCAGACACTCTCAGGATAATTACTTGTATTATTAGTTGGTAATAAAAATGGGTGGGAGGATTACACCAAAACATACATATGCTGCTAGTCTAGCCATAGACTTCCAAAGAACGGGGAGTGGCTGTTTTGTTAGAAATGAAATCAAAGGTTTTACTGATCCAATTTTCCCTAGAATGGCATGCTTATATAGAAAATagctgttcattaaaaaaaaaaataatcatttgaaATCTCTTATTAGGTTCCATTAATTCAGCTATTTTGGGGAAGCTGGTATCAGATCAGATTAACAGAAAGCATGATTTATGAACGGTCCTAGTCTTGGGAAAGAGATTAATTCCTGTTCACATAGACAATCCTGTTTCCAGTTTAAAGTATTTATAAACCACACAGGGAAAGCTAAATGCAGCACTGTCCTCTTCCATGGAGTACCATGTTCCATTCAGAAGAATGATTTTCAGTGCAATAATCAAGTTGCAGACCTCACTTTTCAGCAACAATGTAGCTGTAACCAAGTTACAATAAGCCACCCACTACCACATTtcctgcatatttttaaaaaaaatacagaaaaaattctCATGTGAACAAAATTAATCACGATTAAGAAATTAGACATTTCTACTACCATGTTTATGTAAAATTCACAAGCTAAAATTTCCAGCAACCTACTTACTTCTATGAAGTATTTAAACATCAGATTAAATGGCCAAATGAACATAAAAAGGCAGgacccaccaaaaaaaccccaccagaaaCAGCAGTAAGTGTCAGAGCTATTCAGACATCTTCAAGGATATCATGCTACAAGACAAGggggaaataaatacataaataaacaaATCTCTACATTAATTCTTCctccagaaggaaaggaagatatGCCcaaatttacaagaaaaaaaagaagtatttttcaggatgaaattcaggaaaaatactTGTACAATTTTGAGTAGTTCAGTAAGGCTgaatacatagaaaaaaaatgagctcTCCTCCTCCACAAGACTGAATTACAGTTTAGATTTTCAATTTTTAGGTGTATCTTGCAGTCCTTTCCCTGTACTGAAGGACTcttcaaaaaaaggaagaggaaatagAAATTGTTAGCAAAAAGGAATCATGGAATATAGCTCTTGGAGAGGAGAGGAATGGCAAATAGCAAGAAGTGAGGCCCAAGAAATCCTAGAGGACAAAAATCAGCAACTCCATtattaatacagaaattaaataaattaaacatttaaatatttcaacattTGCGAACCTTAACATTTCaggctttaaaatacattctgttACTTTTGAGCACTTTAACCAGTGCTTTATGTTCTAATTGTTTCAAACTGTGTTCTGTTCCAGGCTGCTGCACAAAGCTGTTGCCCAGGGAAGAAGAGCTCTGACTTACGCACTTGCACAGAGATTCGCATCCTTAAATAAGATCAATGAGAAGGATGTAGAGAAACGGGTAGGATGCTAATTTGCCAGGATTAGGGTCACTTTTAATCACATACAAACATCTTTCAAACCCCAGTCAAGCACCGAGCATCCTTTTGGACAAGGTGTGGCTACTGTCCTTgcaaagaggggaaaacaggAACAGGGAGGAAGTGATCTGCATAGAGCAAGTATTAGCACAACTGGGAACAGAACCCAGCGTCCCACCTCCCCACCTCATTCTCTAACAAGCACTCCTGTTTGAAaactctttttgcttttcacaatGAGTTTCTCCCCTTCTTCTCTTCTCAGACTGCATTACATATCGCTGCAGAAAAGAACCAGCACCTGATGGTGAGTGACCTGATATCCCTAGGAGCTAACGTCAATGAACAGGATGGTTTGGGGAAAACTCCACTCCACCTGTGTGCAGAGAATGGCTATTTGAGAGTTCTAGAGGTAAGCTGGTCAATAATGTTGTACAAAGACACATGTAAAGGTAGAGCAAAGACAACAAAtgtgttcttttctttaaagtataCAAGGGTTTTCTATACCTGAAAATTAGCTTTGGACTGATGTGGTTGAAGTAAGATGGTGTTGGGGGaggacagtgtattttggcACTGCCAAAAATCAGGACTTATCTCAGTCTTCTTTACTTCAGgttttgaaaaactgcaaaaacaaTGGCGTGAGTGTGGAAGTGAATCTGATTGACCATTACGGTAAGGGGAAAAGCTTAACTACATAGATGCTTAGTGTAGACTCCAAAGGTTTCAGGCTGCAGATTTTATCTGGGCCAAAGGATGTTCAATTTCCTGTTTAAAACTAAAAGGTCTAAGAGGAGAGCCAATCAGTCTTAATagccccccacccacccctacAAATAGCCAAGCGTGGGATGATTTACTCCAGTGAGGTGTTCGAGCACTTGTTTGACTTCTCTGCGGTCTGTTCTGTTCAGGTTTAACACCACTACACTGCGCTGCTCTTGCCCACACTGCCTTAGTTATGGAGTCTCAAAAAACTGACATTGATACTGACATGGGAAGGTTTCTCCGACTACGCAAAGATCAAATTCTCGAGGGAATTAACTGCTTATTACAAATGGGAGGAAAGCCCGAGTTGCAGGTGaggaccagcagcagcctgtttaCTGTGGCCTTAggttttcttattcttttgcAATCACAAGTTTCACTGTCATTTGCAGGTACTAAATTCACGTCAGACTACCACTACCTATTTAAAAATTGAGGAGAACACAGAACTCATGCGTTTGCTTCAGACTCATAAACCTAAGGGACAGAACATTCTTCAAGAGGTAACTGTCTATAGCTACTCTGACACAGGTTCTAAGCATTAATACCCAAGAAACTAACTGCAGTAATGTCAGCCGTACCATCTTGTAAACACAGTAGAAGATGCTCCCAGCCTCGCCCTGTCTTTCATAGGGTTGAAAATCCCCTTTTCAGGTAAAAAGCACTGTACAAGCTCTTACCACACTTGGTCCCATCCCAGCTCTaggggctgctccagctgctaTAATTTAGAGCAGTTCACTTGCATGCAGGTGCTGCCCGCATCCTGCTTGCAGCTGTCCCCAATCCAAACCCCTCCCAGCATGTGAAGTGCCTTCTCCTCCAATGTTTTACAGCACACCAAGCCAGATAACAGGTATCTTGGAAGCAACACCAGGGGAATTCATCCTCTGCTGACAAAGGAATGCTACAGGTGTATTACCATTATATTCAGTTACCTTCAGAagcttcttaaaagaaaaagagctcaTTTTCTCTGTCCCTTGGCGTACACGTTCAGCACCAAAACTACCCAAAACCTGCACTACTGGGCCAAAAGATAACCAGATTACCCAGCGGGTATCAGCATCTCTTGCTAAATTTTTGGTGCAGGAAACACGACACcaacactgaaaagcagaagcttgAGTGCTTAACAGAGGACTAAGGTTCTAGGGTGAAATTCTGCTCTATTGAAATAATGCAATATCCGCCACAGATTCCAGTATTCTTGTCCCCGATTAAGCAAATATTCAGTGCAGTTACAGCTCTTTTATCTTTTCCAGAGTCTTTTTTGGTTCAGTCAGATAAGAGTTCCCACCAGTGTACACGCACAGATACCAATAATAAGATTTCAATTAGAAATACAAGCTTAAAGCCAGATTTCAAGTCATTTAGGAACCCACCTTCATAACAGTTATGCTCTGCAGGAGATAAAACACAGTAGAACACAGTAATTTCAATCCAGCTCATTACTGACTGAACTGTTGAGCATGCCACCCCCTCCAATCTTATGGTAAGGGGAAGAATCTAGACTTTGCATGTCAAAACTGGTACAGGTTCTTGACACAAAGCCTGCATCACTGTTAATGCTGGAAATTTACTGTTCTGGTTTCTTCACCTGCACAGAGTTACAGTTTGCCAGATGCTTCAAGAAGAATGCCCAGTCCATTGTCACCAGATAacttttctgaacttttttccATGTCACCTTCGGACCCCTTTGACATCATCCTTAAAGGTATTTCATTTACCTAGTCAGGGTCTTTATCTCAACAGCTGTCATGTAGCAGCTAGCTCTATACCTTCCCTGCTTTGCTATATAGCAAGTAATCATCAGTTCGTGTGGAAAAGATGCTTGGTGACTTATAATAGACTTTGGATGAACTCCAGAGGTCTGCACAGAACCTCTTTTGCTTGCAAAACTCCTTACTCATACAAAGCCAAGTAGAAAATAGGGCAATAAAGATGTGGCATTAGAAGGAACACTTAGCATGTAGATTGAGCTGAGTATTTGTTTATTGCCTTCCAGGAAAATGCTGATAAGGCTCATTTATCTGCACCTCATGGTCCACGTGCTGCAACTGTTGCTGAAGAACAGACAGAGAACAGACAGTGAAAGTCTTCAAATGTATTATAGCTTGAACTGACTGTTGAAAATATCTCCTCAGTATCCAGAATTAAAGTGCAAACTAATAAATGAGGAAAACCCTTGAGCCAGGTTTCAACAGTATTAAGCATTCAGTGTTAGGTGCTCCAGTAAAATGAATAGGGCTTAATTTTCTCACAAAGCTGAGCACTTGGACTTCTCTTTTGAGGTCCATTTGAGTTGCAGGTGTTCTACATTCTGAAGCTCTAACTATTTCTGTAGTGCAGGTGCCtagcttaagaaaaaaaccccttcaatTTTAGCCATTCAGAGCCTAGTCTTGAGGATACCAGTATAAAAGTAGTCTCTACAGTCCA
This DNA window, taken from Falco cherrug isolate bFalChe1 chromosome 17, bFalChe1.pri, whole genome shotgun sequence, encodes the following:
- the LOC114016115 gene encoding NF-kappa-B inhibitor zeta-like encodes the protein MLQTVCMSPELLVNQNISENEICGYSPGQGSPLPGETASPKGYFQQSPSLPDSGLTEFNVASPKIYSPTSRKPQEMPAPTDSRLSSDPPQKRYMGVRVKMPVRELLRKIRLSKGLDPAHSKEASLMKMVTKGSSGKTEKRRVHPYTEKQLRQSKQSVGQTLKGLEDLDILVEVLQEDLNKSQLKEESLHSVPDGFWQGFSTDPQASWWETGGSKQAPDGLQERRHSLTKLHSYCCFRDFNSVLQGERETSFHDDQKNTQESILPGILSRTSEKESSWWIQDAWTSTQKDVQRHSSQNTSPHFSPSGGCSEMLLEANLGSPNTDRHLKSTPISFTQQDLSAISFFQFQLHREESLLRNIPADKLLAPDENGNRLLHKAVAQGRRALTYALAQRFASLNKINEKDVEKRTALHIAAEKNQHLMVSDLISLGANVNEQDGLGKTPLHLCAENGYLRVLEVLKNCKNNGVSVEVNLIDHYGLTPLHCAALAHTALVMESQKTDIDTDMGRFLRLRKDQILEGINCLLQMGGKPELQVLNSRQTTTTYLKIEENTELMRLLQTHKPKGQNILQESYSLPDASRRMPSPLSPDNFSELFSMSPSDPFDIILKGISFT